From Streptomyces sp. NBC_01460, a single genomic window includes:
- a CDS encoding bifunctional glycosyltransferase family 2/GtrA family protein: MRTDTPWSTLPAREHLLAAAVGAAGAPVPVLDVVIPVYNEEKDLETCVLRLHDHLARTFPYGFRITVADNASTDRTPQVAARLAALIPEVRSYRLEEKGRGRALRTVWSHSDAPVLAYMDVDLSTDLNALLPLVAPLISGHSDLAIGSRLARSSRVVRGSKREFISRAYNLILRSSLAAGFSDAQCGFKAIRREVAQRLLPMVEDTGWFFDTEMLVLAERAGLRIHEVPVDWVDDPDSTVHIVRTATDDLKGVWRVGRALATGALPLDRLARPFGDDPRDRAVPGVPRGLARQLAGFCVVGALSTLLYLALYSLFRLGVGPQFSNAAALLVSAVANTAANRRLTFGVRGRGGAVRHQAQGLVVFAIGLALTSGSLAALGTASGSASHGTELAVLIAANLAATVLRFLLFRAWVFPDRRTDHQDARKGAAHELRDVR; encoded by the coding sequence ATGCGAACCGACACTCCTTGGAGCACCCTGCCGGCCCGGGAACACCTCCTGGCCGCAGCGGTCGGCGCTGCCGGCGCTCCCGTACCCGTACTCGACGTGGTGATCCCCGTGTACAACGAGGAGAAGGACCTCGAAACGTGTGTGCTGCGCCTGCACGACCACCTGGCGCGGACGTTCCCCTACGGCTTCCGGATCACCGTGGCGGACAACGCCAGCACCGACCGGACGCCCCAGGTGGCGGCGCGGCTCGCGGCCCTGATCCCCGAGGTGCGGTCGTACCGGCTGGAGGAGAAGGGCCGGGGCCGGGCGCTGCGGACCGTCTGGTCCCACTCGGACGCCCCGGTCCTCGCCTACATGGACGTCGACCTCTCGACGGACCTGAACGCACTGCTCCCCCTGGTGGCCCCGCTGATCTCCGGGCACTCCGACCTGGCCATCGGCTCCCGCCTGGCCCGTAGTTCGCGGGTGGTGCGGGGCTCGAAGCGGGAGTTCATCTCGCGGGCCTACAACCTGATCCTGCGCTCCTCACTGGCCGCCGGGTTCAGCGACGCCCAGTGCGGCTTCAAGGCCATACGGCGCGAGGTCGCGCAGCGGCTGCTGCCGATGGTCGAGGACACCGGCTGGTTCTTCGACACGGAGATGCTGGTGCTCGCCGAGCGGGCCGGGCTGCGCATCCACGAGGTGCCGGTCGACTGGGTCGACGACCCCGACTCCACGGTGCACATCGTGAGAACGGCGACCGACGACCTCAAGGGGGTCTGGCGGGTGGGCCGGGCCCTGGCCACCGGAGCGCTGCCGCTGGACCGGCTGGCGCGGCCCTTCGGGGACGACCCGCGCGACCGGGCCGTGCCCGGGGTGCCGCGCGGACTCGCCCGGCAGCTGGCCGGCTTCTGCGTCGTGGGGGCGCTCTCGACCCTCCTCTACCTCGCCCTGTACTCCCTCTTCAGGCTCGGCGTCGGCCCACAGTTCTCCAACGCGGCGGCCCTGCTGGTCTCCGCCGTCGCCAACACGGCGGCCAACCGTCGACTCACCTTCGGCGTACGTGGCCGGGGAGGCGCCGTGCGCCACCAGGCGCAGGGCCTCGTCGTCTTCGCGATCGGGCTCGCCCTGACCAGCGGTTCGCTCGCCGCGCTGGGCACGGCGTCCGGATCCGCGTCGCACGGCACGGAACTCGCCGTGCTGATCGCGGCCAACCTCGCGGCAACGGTGCTGCGGTTCCTGCTCTTCCGCGCCTGGGTCTTCCCCGACCGGCGCACCGACCACCAGGACGCCCGCAAGGGTGCCGCACACGAACTGAGGGACGTCCGATGA
- a CDS encoding ArnT family glycosyltransferase: MTAATHSDHFPAPPGTPAAPAHAMDRREPLSRRIRRGRPGDPRWARPAFFGMLLVIALAYLWNLSASGYANSFYSAAVQAGSQSWKAFFFGSLDSANAITVDKPPATLWPMALSVRIFGLSSWAILAPQVLMGVATAGVLYAAVRRRFSAAAGLITMAVFALTPVAALMFRFNNPDALLALLMTVTVYCVLRALEGGRTKWLVWAGVAVGLAFLSKTLQAFLILPPLAVLYAVFAPVPVRKRFGQLGLAAVAMVVSGGWWVAIVELWPASSRPYIGGSQNNSFLELTFGYNGLGRINGEETGSVGGGGGGGGQGGGWGETGIGRMFNSEIGSQIAWLLPAALILLAAGVWMTWRAKRTDTARAAFLAWGGSLLMTAFVFSFMAGIFHQYYTVALAPSIAALVGMGATTLWEERATWWAGTVLGATVAVTAVWSYVLLGRTPDYVPWLRWAVLIGGLAAAVGLLLAARLGRPLALGVVGLGLAASLAGPTAYTISTLDTGHQGSIVTAGPSGASMGGPGGGRGGGPGGGEGPGGGMQPPGQGTQQQGTQQGGGQAPGTNAQGGGFPGGGTPGQGQAPGSQQGRAPGGMQGGMPGGGTGEGGMGGGGGGMGGLLNGASVDSEARTLLKQNADAYTWTAAAIGSQNAASYQLATGDPVMAIGGFNGSDPSPTLAQFKKYVADGKIHYFISGGGMGGGAGGDGASSQISAWVEDTFKEVTAGSATFYDLTQSAS, from the coding sequence ATGACCGCGGCCACGCACTCCGACCACTTCCCGGCCCCGCCCGGCACCCCAGCGGCGCCCGCGCACGCCATGGACAGGCGCGAACCGCTGTCGCGGCGCATCCGCCGGGGCCGGCCCGGGGACCCGCGGTGGGCGAGGCCCGCCTTCTTCGGGATGCTGCTGGTCATCGCGCTCGCGTACCTGTGGAACCTCAGCGCTTCCGGCTACGCCAACTCCTTCTACTCCGCCGCCGTGCAGGCCGGCAGCCAGAGCTGGAAGGCCTTCTTCTTCGGCTCGCTGGACTCCGCGAACGCGATCACCGTCGACAAGCCCCCGGCGACACTCTGGCCGATGGCCTTGTCGGTCCGGATCTTCGGCCTGAGCTCCTGGGCGATCCTCGCACCGCAGGTGCTGATGGGCGTTGCCACGGCGGGCGTCCTGTACGCGGCCGTGCGCCGCCGCTTCAGCGCCGCCGCCGGGCTGATCACGATGGCGGTCTTCGCGCTGACGCCGGTGGCCGCGCTGATGTTCCGCTTCAACAACCCGGACGCGCTGCTCGCGCTCCTGATGACCGTCACCGTCTACTGCGTGCTGCGCGCCCTGGAGGGCGGCCGTACGAAGTGGCTGGTCTGGGCGGGCGTCGCGGTGGGCCTCGCGTTCCTCTCGAAGACCCTTCAGGCGTTCCTGATCCTGCCGCCGCTGGCCGTGCTGTACGCGGTGTTCGCACCGGTCCCGGTGCGGAAGCGGTTCGGTCAACTGGGGCTGGCCGCGGTCGCGATGGTCGTCTCCGGCGGCTGGTGGGTGGCGATCGTCGAGCTGTGGCCCGCCTCCTCGCGCCCGTACATCGGGGGCTCGCAGAACAACTCCTTCCTGGAGCTGACCTTCGGCTACAACGGACTCGGCCGGATCAACGGCGAGGAGACCGGCAGTGTCGGCGGTGGCGGTGGAGGTGGAGGCCAGGGCGGCGGCTGGGGTGAGACCGGCATCGGCCGGATGTTCAACTCGGAGATCGGCAGCCAGATCGCGTGGCTGCTGCCCGCGGCGCTGATCCTGCTGGCCGCGGGTGTCTGGATGACCTGGCGGGCGAAGCGGACGGACACGGCCCGCGCGGCGTTCCTCGCCTGGGGCGGCTCGCTGCTGATGACGGCTTTCGTCTTCAGCTTCATGGCCGGCATCTTCCACCAGTACTACACGGTCGCCCTGGCCCCCTCCATCGCGGCGCTGGTGGGCATGGGCGCCACGACCCTCTGGGAGGAACGGGCCACCTGGTGGGCGGGCACCGTGCTCGGCGCGACCGTCGCGGTGACGGCCGTCTGGTCGTACGTCCTGCTGGGGCGCACCCCGGACTACGTCCCCTGGCTGCGCTGGGCCGTCCTGATCGGCGGTCTGGCGGCCGCGGTGGGGCTGCTGCTCGCCGCACGGCTGGGCCGGCCGCTCGCGCTGGGTGTGGTGGGGCTGGGCCTCGCGGCGTCGCTGGCCGGGCCGACGGCGTACACGATCAGCACGCTGGACACCGGGCACCAGGGTTCGATCGTCACCGCCGGTCCGTCCGGCGCGAGCATGGGCGGTCCCGGTGGCGGCCGGGGCGGTGGCCCCGGTGGCGGTGAGGGCCCCGGCGGCGGTATGCAGCCTCCCGGCCAGGGCACGCAGCAGCAGGGCACCCAGCAGGGCGGGGGCCAGGCCCCGGGCACCAACGCGCAGGGCGGCGGCTTCCCTGGCGGCGGCACCCCGGGCCAGGGCCAGGCTCCCGGCAGTCAGCAGGGCCGGGCTCCGGGCGGCATGCAGGGCGGCATGCCTGGAGGCGGCACGGGCGAAGGCGGCATGGGCGGCGGTGGCGGCGGTATGGGAGGCCTGCTCAACGGCGCCTCCGTCGACTCCGAGGCCAGGACGCTCCTGAAGCAGAACGCGGACGCCTACACCTGGACCGCCGCGGCCATCGGTTCGCAGAACGCCGCGAGTTACCAGCTCGCCACCGGTGACCCGGTGATGGCGATCGGCGGATTCAACGGCAGCGACCCGTCCCCGACGCTCGCCCAGTTCAAGAAGTACGTGGCGGACGGAAAGATCCACTACTTCATCTCGGGCGGCGGCATGGGCGGCGGTGCGGGCGGCGACGGTGCCTCGTCCCAGATCTCGGCGTGGGTGGAGGACACCTTCAAGGAGGTCACGGCGGGAAGCGCGACCTTCTACGACCTCACCCAGTCGGCGAGCTGA